AGCAGGGTCGCCGGTGCCGACCCGGGCCCTCGCCCGTCGATGTGCCGGGAATAGTTCTCGATGCCCGAGCAGAACCCGACCTGACGCATCATCTCGATGTCGTAGCTGGTGCGCATCCGCAGCCGCTGCGCCTCCAGCAGCTTGCCCTGACCTTCCAGTTCGGCGAGGCGCGCGGCGAGCTCCTCCTCGATGGTGGAGATCGCCTGCGCCATCCGCTCCGGTCCGGCGACATAGTGGGTGGCCGGGAAGATCCGCAGCGCATCGACCTTCTTGATGACCTCACCGGTGAGCGGATGCAGGTAGTAGAGCTCCTCGATCTCGTCGCCGAAGAACTCGATGCGGACCGCCAACTCCTCGTAAGAGGGGATGATCTCCACGGTGTCGCCGCGCACCCGGAAGGTGCCGCGGGTGAACGCCACATCGTTGCGGTCGTATTGGATGTCGACCAGCAGCCGCAGCAGCGCGTCGCGCGGCACCTCGGTGCCGACCTCCAGGGCCACCGAGCGGTCCAGGTAGGACTGCGGGGTGCCCAGACCGTAGATGCAGGACACCGAGGCGACGACCACCACATCACGGCGCGACAGCAGCGCCGAGGTGGCCGAGTGGCGCAGCCGCTCGACGTCGTCGTTGATCGAGCTGTCTTTCTCGATATAGGTGTCGGTGGCCGCGATGTAGGCCTCCGGTTGGTAGTAGTCGTAGTAGGAGACGAAGTATTCGACCGCGTTGTGCGGCAGCATCTCCCGCAGTTCGTTGGCGAGCTGGGCGGCCAGCGTCTTGTTCGGTGCCATCACCAGAGTGGGCCGCTGCAGACGCTCGATGAGCCAGGCGGTGGTGGCCGACTTGCCGGTTCCGGTCGCGCCGAGCAACACCACGTCCCGCTCCCCCGCCACGATCCGGTGTTCCAGCCCGTCGATGGCGGCCGGCTGGTCCCCGGCCGGCGCATAGGGGCTGACCACCTCGAACCGGCCGCCGGAACGGACCAGGCCGGCCACGTCCTCGCCGGCCGGGCGGTACTCCGAGTGCGCAACAACGGGATGTTCGGTTGCGAATGCCATGGGCACCAGGGTAGGCGTGCTCCCGGACACGGCCCACCGCGCGCCGGAGCGCCGATGGCTGCTGAGATCGACAGGAATACGGACACACGCCCCCGAAAATCGGGGGTGTATGTCCGCTGGAGCGTCGATCCCAGCAGCCTCTCGGCCCTATCGGGCCCCGGGTATGGTCACGGGGCGCCGGCGCTCGGCGAGCGTGGAGGAGGTCCGTGCCCGTGCACCCACCGAAACGGGAGACGTTTGACCTGCTCGCACGCACCAACACCGACCCGAAGGGCATCGTGCGGGCGGTCGACACCTACACGGTGCGCCCGTGGGGGCTGTATCTGGCCCGCCCCACCCCGGGCCGCGCCGAGTTCCACTACCTGCAGTCCTGGCTGTTGCCCTCGCTGGGCCTGCGGGTCACGGTGTTCGACTTCACCCCCGGTCACCACCGTGACCAGGACTTCTACCTCGACATCGGCGAGTACACGCCGGGGCCGACGGTGTGGCAGTCCCAGGACCACTACCTGGACCTGGTGGTGCGTACCGGAGCGGCGGTCGACCTGGAGGACGCCGATGAGTTGGCGGTGGCGGTCCGCGACGGGCTGCTGGACCCGGCGAGCGCCGACCGGGCGGTGCGCCGCGCCGTCGGTGCGGTCGAGGGACTGGCCGCTCACGGCTATGACCTGCACCGTTGGCTGGCCACCCGCGGAATGCAGCTGACCTGGCGCCGACGGTAAGGTCAGCAGTCATGGACGTGACCTTGCGATTGGGCGGTGCCGCGGCCGCCGCGCTGTTCGGTGCCGGATGGGTTCTGGCGCCGGTCGCCGTGGCCGACGACGAGCTGCACAACATCACCTATCTGGCGCGGGTCGACGGTGTCGCCCCCGGCGGGGAGGCCACCTTCGTCACCGCCGACGGACAGACGAACAGCTCTCCGCTCAGCGCCCTTCCCGGCCGGGTGTTCGAGGCCAACACCGTGCTCGACGACCCCGCCAAGGCCGGCATGGAGATCCGGCTGCCGTGGCCGTACTCGGCGAACGTGCACTGCGAGATCCAGGTCGACGATGTGGTCGCGGTGCAGACCGATCAGGTCGTCTCCGCCCAGCCGGGCTCTGAGCAGGGCGGGGTGGCGACCTGCGGGGCCCCGCTGCGGTCCACCACATCGACGACCACCCCGGCGACGCCGACCAGCACCCCGGGCCCCGAGACCCCCGAGACCCCCGAGACCGACGCGCCGGCCGCCTGAGGCGCTGCCCGACAGCGGTTACCGGCCCGTGGGGCGCCAGCCGACGCTGTCGGCCCACTCCCACGCCCGCCGGTAGGCGTCGACGAGCCACGGCTCCTTGGCCTCGGCGTAGTCGGCGACCGCCTCACCGGAGGCGGCCGCCCGTTCGGCGTCGCGTTTGACCTCCCGGTACTCGGCGTGCAGGGCCGGGTTGGCGCGCAGCCAGTCGACGAAGAGCAGCGCGAACTGCTGGTTGGGCCAGCCGTCCACCCGGAGGTGTACGTGGGTGGGCCGGCCCGGGTCGGCCGAGGCGTGGAACCGCTTCTGCCACAACGAGACATCGTCGCTGTGGTCAAGGGCCGCCGACGTGCTGCGGGCGTCGGGTTTGGCCATGTCGGCGCCGACCTGGTCCCACCGCGGATACCCGGCCGCCCGCAGATTCTCGGCGACCGCGTCGGCGTCGTCGAGGCAGCGGACGGTCACCTGCACATCGATGACGTCCTTGGCGTCCATGCCGGGGACCGCGGTCGACCCGATGTGGTCGACGCGCACCGCGTGATGCCCGCACGCCGTGGACAGCCGCGCGGTGATCCGGGCCGCCTGCTCCGGCCAGGTCGGATCGGAGGCCACCACCCGCAGCGGGGCGGGCACCGACCGGCCGGCCTGCAGGTTGGCGGCGAACGGGGCGATCCGCTGCTGCCACAGGGCCCGTGCCGCGGCGACCAGTTCGGCGGCGGTGCCGGAGTTGTCCAGCCACACGTCGGCGACGGCGCGGCGCTGCGCCTCGGTGGCCTGCGCGGCGATCCGGGCGCGCGCGTCGGCGTCGGTCATGCCGCGGTGTTCGAGGAGCCGGGCCACCCGGGTCTCGATCGCGGTGTGCACCACGATCACCAGCGGGAACATCGGCGCCATGCCGGATTCGACCAGCAGGGGGATGTCCTCGACGACAACCGGATTGTCCGCGGCCGCGGCGGCCGCCTCGATCAGCTCGGCGCGCCGGCGCGCCACCAGCGGGTGCACGATGCCGTTGAGGGTGGCCCGCCGGGTCTCGTCGGAGAACGCCAGCGCGGCCAGCCCGGGCCGGTCCAGCGCCCCGTCGGGCTGGAGGATCTCGGCGCCGAACGCGTCGACCAGCGCCGCCAGCCCCTCGGTGCCGGGCTCGACGACCTCGCGGGCCAGCACGTCACCGTCGACGATGACGCCGCCACACTCGCTGAACGTCGCCGCGACCGTGGACTTGCCGGCACCGATTCCTCCGGTCAGACCGATCCGTAGCATGCCAGCGCGGGCCGACTAGGCGTTGCCGGCGAGTTTCTCCCGCAGCGCCGCCAGCTGCTCGTCGCTGGCCAGCGACCCGCCCGCCTCCTCGGCGGGACCGGAGCTGCGGTGCTCGGACTCCAGGTGCTCGGCCGCGGCCACCTTCTCCATCTGCGCGGTGTGCATCTTGTGCCGGCGCTCCGCCTCGGTGTAGCGGGCCTCCCACTCGGCGCGCTGGGTCTCGAAGCCTTCCAGCCACTCGTTGGTCTCCGCGTCGAAGCCCTCCGGGAAGATGTAGTTGCCCTGCTCGTCGTAGCTGTCGGCCATCCCGTACTTCGAGGGGTCGAACTCGTCGGTGTAGTCCTCGTTGGCCTGCTTGAGTGAGAGCGAGATCCGGCGCCGATCCAGGTCGATGTCGATGACCTTGACCATCGCGTCGTCGCCGACCGACACCACCTGGTCGGGCACCTCGACGTGCTGCTCGGAGAGCTCGGAGATGTGGACCAGACCCTCGATGCCCTCCTCGACCCGGACGAACGCGCCGAACGGCACCAGCTTGGTGACCTTGCCGGGCACGATCTGGCCGATGGCGTGGGTGCGGGCGAAGTGGCGCCACGGGTCTTCCTGGGTGGCCTTCAGCGACAACGACACCCGTTCGCGGTCCATGTCGACGTCGAGCACCTCGACGGTGACCTCGTCGCCGACGGCCACGACCTCCGACGGGTGGTCGATGTGCTTCCAGGACAGCTCGGAGACGTGCACCAGCCCGTCGACCCCGCCGAGGTCGACGAACGCACCGAAGTTGACGATCGAGGAGACCACGCCCTTGCGGATGGCGCCCTTCTGCAGGTGGTTGAGGAACTCGCTGCGCACCTCGGACTGGGTCTGCTCCAGCCAGGCCCGCCGGGACAGCACCACGTTGTTGCGGTTCTTGTCCAGTTCGATGATCTTGGCTTCGATCTCGCGGCCGATGTAGGGCTGCAGGTCACGCACGCGGCGCATCTCGACCAGTGAGGCGGGCAGGAAGCCGCGCAGCCCGATGTCGAGGATGAGCCCGCCCTTGACGACCTC
This sequence is a window from Mycolicibacillus parakoreensis. Protein-coding genes within it:
- a CDS encoding DUF402 domain-containing protein, with the protein product MHPPKRETFDLLARTNTDPKGIVRAVDTYTVRPWGLYLARPTPGRAEFHYLQSWLLPSLGLRVTVFDFTPGHHRDQDFYLDIGEYTPGPTVWQSQDHYLDLVVRTGAAVDLEDADELAVAVRDGLLDPASADRAVRRAVGAVEGLAAHGYDLHRWLATRGMQLTWRRR
- the coaE gene encoding dephospho-CoA kinase, with protein sequence MLRIGLTGGIGAGKSTVAATFSECGGVIVDGDVLAREVVEPGTEGLAALVDAFGAEILQPDGALDRPGLAALAFSDETRRATLNGIVHPLVARRRAELIEAAAAAADNPVVVEDIPLLVESGMAPMFPLVIVVHTAIETRVARLLEHRGMTDADARARIAAQATEAQRRAVADVWLDNSGTAAELVAAARALWQQRIAPFAANLQAGRSVPAPLRVVASDPTWPEQAARITARLSTACGHHAVRVDHIGSTAVPGMDAKDVIDVQVTVRCLDDADAVAENLRAAGYPRWDQVGADMAKPDARSTSAALDHSDDVSLWQKRFHASADPGRPTHVHLRVDGWPNQQFALLFVDWLRANPALHAEYREVKRDAERAAASGEAVADYAEAKEPWLVDAYRRAWEWADSVGWRPTGR
- the rpsA gene encoding 30S ribosomal protein S1 — translated: MPSPSVTSPQVAVNDIGSAEDFLAAIDKTIKYFNDGDIVEGTIVKVDRDEVLLDIGYKTEGVIPSRELSIKHDVDPHEVVAVGDDVEALVLTKEDKEGRLILSKKRAQYERAWGTIEDLKEKDEAVKGTVIEVVKGGLILDIGLRGFLPASLVEMRRVRDLQPYIGREIEAKIIELDKNRNNVVLSRRAWLEQTQSEVRSEFLNHLQKGAIRKGVVSSIVNFGAFVDLGGVDGLVHVSELSWKHIDHPSEVVAVGDEVTVEVLDVDMDRERVSLSLKATQEDPWRHFARTHAIGQIVPGKVTKLVPFGAFVRVEEGIEGLVHISELSEQHVEVPDQVVSVGDDAMVKVIDIDLDRRRISLSLKQANEDYTDEFDPSKYGMADSYDEQGNYIFPEGFDAETNEWLEGFETQRAEWEARYTEAERRHKMHTAQMEKVAAAEHLESEHRSSGPAEEAGGSLASDEQLAALREKLAGNA